The Aptenodytes patagonicus chromosome 10, bAptPat1.pri.cur, whole genome shotgun sequence genome includes a region encoding these proteins:
- the OAZ2 gene encoding LOW QUALITY PROTEIN: ornithine decarboxylase antizyme 2 (The sequence of the model RefSeq protein was modified relative to this genomic sequence to represent the inferred CDS: deleted 1 base in 1 codon), with protein sequence MINTQDSSILPLSNCPQLQCCRHIVPGPLWCSDAPHPLSKIPGGRGGSRDPSLSALIYKDEKITVNQDVPVHEGKPQIVHFQYKVTEVKTSSWDAVLSNQSLFVEIPDGLLADGSKEGLSALLEFAEEKMKVNYVFICFRKSREDRAPLLKTFSFLGFEIVRPGHPSVPSRPDVMFMVYPLDQNSSSDEE encoded by the exons ATGATAAACACCCAGGACAG TAGTATTTTACCTTTGAGTAActgtccccagctgcagtgctgcaggcacaTTGTTCCAGGGCCTCTGTGGTGCTCC GATGCCCCTCACCCACTGTCGAAGATCCCCGGTGGGCGAGGGGGTAGCAGGGATCCTTCTCTTTCAGCTCTGATATATAAG GACGAGAAGATCACTGTTAACCAAGATGTCCCAGTGCACGAAGGGAAGCCTCAGATTGTCCACTTCCAGTACAAGGTCACAGAGGTGAAGACCTCCTCCTGGGATGCAGTGCTCTCTAATCAGAGCCTCTTTGTGGAAATCCCTGACGGATTATTAGCTGATGGAAGCAAAGAAGG GTTATCAGCACTGTTGgagtttgctgaagaaaaaatgaaagtaaactACGTCTTTATTTGCTTCcgaaaaagcagagaagacagag CTCCACTCCTGAAGACATTCAGCTTCTTGGGCTTTGAAATCGTGAGGCCTGGTCACCCCTCTGTCCCGTCGCGGCCAGATGTGATGTTCATGGTGTACCCCCTGGATCAGAACTCTTCCTCTGATGAAGAATAG